Proteins co-encoded in one Christiangramia fulva genomic window:
- a CDS encoding sensor histidine kinase, whose translation MQTGGNRLIAYFYLRNNLKTIHKGILNKDSGERKNLKKKLLFFLKKAGRAAFVTITVYELFFFLNLGRFLNWEEFINTPFIQLEVGLAFIFFLMLFLIFPFISTFINEGKVSKLNPLLRLIIEVFLVIFCSILLLSLFNYGPLFIFTDVKPSADRLRTGYLVTSVFALFFYYFVEREQHKKKLRAEMLRSAQIQKENFQAQLQNLKNQVNPHFLFNSLNVLGTLIYKDQDQAVEFTRRLSDLYRAFLDTSNEPLIPLKKELEIVKSYIYLLKTRFGEAVDFHMEITSEEEYYLPPGTLQMLIENAIKHNGSTRKSPLQIHIIKSGNILEVRNRLKPRREKINSTHTGLKNIESRYRFLTDRIPEFKKTEKEFIARLPLLKVEDYEHSHH comes from the coding sequence ATGCAGACGGGCGGGAATAGATTAATTGCTTATTTTTATCTCAGGAATAATCTTAAGACCATTCATAAAGGAATTTTAAATAAAGATTCAGGGGAAAGAAAGAATCTCAAAAAAAAGCTGCTTTTTTTCCTGAAGAAAGCTGGCAGAGCAGCATTTGTCACCATTACGGTCTACGAACTTTTCTTTTTTCTGAATCTTGGCCGATTTCTTAACTGGGAAGAATTTATCAATACCCCTTTTATCCAGCTGGAGGTTGGGCTCGCCTTTATTTTTTTCTTAATGCTATTTTTGATTTTTCCGTTCATCTCTACTTTTATAAACGAGGGAAAAGTCTCAAAACTTAATCCTTTGCTGAGGTTGATAATAGAAGTCTTTCTTGTGATCTTCTGCAGCATTCTTCTTCTTTCTTTATTCAATTATGGGCCGCTGTTCATTTTTACCGATGTTAAACCTTCGGCAGACCGGCTGCGCACCGGCTATTTGGTAACTTCGGTCTTTGCTCTTTTCTTCTATTATTTTGTGGAAAGAGAGCAGCATAAAAAGAAATTACGTGCTGAGATGTTGCGTTCGGCACAAATACAGAAGGAAAATTTCCAGGCGCAGCTTCAAAACCTGAAAAACCAGGTAAATCCTCATTTCCTGTTTAATAGTCTGAATGTTCTGGGAACACTCATTTACAAAGACCAGGACCAGGCGGTGGAATTTACGCGCCGCTTATCCGACCTTTATCGTGCCTTTTTAGATACCAGTAACGAACCACTTATTCCTTTAAAAAAGGAATTGGAAATTGTTAAATCATACATTTATTTGCTTAAAACAAGATTTGGGGAAGCCGTAGACTTTCATATGGAAATTACTTCAGAAGAAGAATATTATCTCCCTCCGGGCACGCTGCAAATGCTGATTGAAAATGCAATTAAGCACAACGGTTCAACGCGAAAAAGTCCGCTTCAGATCCATATTATAAAATCCGGAAATATTTTAGAGGTAAGAAATCGGTTAAAGCCGCGGCGTGAAAAAATTAATTCCACGCATACTGGCTTAAAGAATATTGAAAGCCGTTATAGATTTCTAACAGACCGGATCCCGGAATTTAAAAAAACTGAAAAAGAATTCATTGCCAGATTACCATTATTAAAAGTTGAAGATTATGAACATAGTCATCATTGA
- a CDS encoding LexA family transcriptional regulator, translating into MGTPGSIEIKHFKEVREENNYTQAEFASLLGIKNSTADIERGRTRLSGKIVAELLRQFGINPLWLFGDSGQKYLKVSQGDVSPKVVTVDNSDNENIVLVNQKAAAGYPHNIQDVEWYNQLPAFDIPLPEFRNATYRGFQVEGDSMLPDYRPGEWVMGKAVAGLEEASNNRVHVVVMYDSVLVKKLQKLPDPSKVLLISLNEEYLPLEISVSEIQELWQVNSKLTFNLDNPSNSSLFQELQQSMQELKKELKSFKK; encoded by the coding sequence ATGGGCACACCCGGATCTATTGAAATCAAACACTTTAAAGAAGTAAGGGAAGAAAATAATTATACCCAGGCTGAATTCGCTTCCCTTCTGGGTATCAAAAATTCTACAGCCGATATTGAACGGGGAAGGACGCGGCTCTCAGGTAAAATTGTTGCTGAGCTCTTGCGGCAGTTTGGAATTAATCCTTTGTGGTTGTTTGGGGATAGCGGCCAGAAATATTTGAAAGTTTCCCAGGGAGATGTAAGCCCTAAAGTAGTAACGGTAGATAATTCTGATAACGAGAATATCGTGCTCGTAAACCAAAAGGCCGCCGCTGGATACCCGCATAATATCCAGGATGTTGAATGGTACAATCAACTACCTGCATTTGATATTCCGCTGCCGGAATTCAGGAATGCTACCTATCGAGGATTTCAGGTGGAGGGGGATAGTATGCTCCCCGATTACCGGCCTGGCGAGTGGGTGATGGGGAAAGCCGTCGCGGGCCTTGAAGAAGCCAGTAATAACCGGGTTCATGTGGTGGTTATGTATGATTCTGTGCTGGTGAAAAAACTGCAGAAATTGCCCGATCCTTCCAAGGTCCTGTTGATCTCTCTTAACGAGGAATATCTTCCTTTGGAAATTAGCGTTAGCGAAATCCAGGAATTATGGCAGGTGAATTCAAAACTCACCTTTAATCTCGATAATCCCTCGAATAGCAGCCTTTTCCAGGAATTACAGCAGTCTATGCAAGAACTTAAAAAGGAATTGAAATCTTTTAAAAAATAG
- a CDS encoding outer membrane beta-barrel family protein yields MKLYLKINLFILSFLLSQFVLAQEGILKGSLLDQEEVTVPFATVAVMQLPDSTVVTGSTTDINGNFKIKAPDPGDYFLRFSAIGYSSTFSSRFKVESSNFSRDFGAIIIKEESTMLNEVMIETWRPKVEMKGGNLNVRVEGTALAAGSSAYEVLSRAPGVLVDQDGNFKLNGKNGVSIMIDGRLTYLSSAELKTLLEGMSAENIESIEVITNPSAKYDAEGSAGILNIHLKKNTLNGLNGSVYAGYEYNQIIGYNAGANLSYKKGKWNSFFNFDLRRSGRYRDQYMTRGFVVDDEPSAFLAQNARDSRQKITPSLRAGTDFAIDENNTIGIMADLSYQDLNNDWNSIGYINDYVNDQNTDIIALNNIQEKFGKGRLNVHYQGKLDTLGSILTANVDYVTLSQESNSSFDNHYSLRQTDEQHSELLFSSSISDYEIFSGRLDLSLPLSKSSQLEMGLKASDVVSDSDLNFYIDEEGGKVLDPSRSNQFRYEENIYAAYASFNSQLNETWNITAGLRMEETVAKGVSLTMNETKERDYLEFFPNLSIEQKVSDDYKINYSFNRRILRPDYERLNPFIFYIDPYTYVSGNPDLKPQINNSFQITQTFFKKYNLMLGYDIADNFIGEVPIQDPETNETAFAIRNSDSYKSLTATLVAPFQIIPEWDMTNTVVLSDQRYNISVSDTQVENKQFFYMFQSTQRLNLPLDLSVELNVRYEGPVAYNLYRIESRFGMDVGIKKSFLNDRLDVSLSADDIFKTMQVTGSSNVNGNTTFVDQYMGDRTISLNLRYKLSNKKPENEIRQQDLEELNRAGGK; encoded by the coding sequence ATGAAGTTGTATTTAAAGATCAATCTGTTTATTCTAAGTTTTTTACTTAGTCAATTTGTTTTAGCTCAAGAAGGGATATTAAAAGGTAGCCTCCTCGATCAGGAGGAGGTTACGGTTCCTTTCGCAACGGTAGCGGTGATGCAATTACCCGACTCTACTGTGGTTACCGGTTCTACTACCGATATTAATGGAAATTTTAAAATTAAAGCTCCTGATCCCGGCGATTACTTTCTCAGATTTAGCGCGATTGGATACTCCTCTACATTTAGCAGCAGGTTTAAGGTAGAGAGTTCCAACTTTAGCCGGGATTTTGGGGCTATTATTATAAAGGAAGAATCTACCATGCTCAATGAGGTGATGATCGAAACCTGGAGACCAAAGGTGGAAATGAAAGGCGGCAACCTTAATGTTAGAGTAGAGGGAACGGCCCTTGCCGCGGGAAGTTCAGCCTATGAAGTACTTTCCCGGGCTCCCGGTGTGCTGGTAGATCAAGATGGCAATTTTAAGCTGAACGGAAAAAATGGCGTTTCTATTATGATCGACGGCCGTCTTACCTATCTTTCTAGTGCAGAGCTAAAAACTCTTCTGGAAGGAATGTCGGCTGAAAATATTGAAAGTATTGAGGTGATAACAAATCCCTCCGCTAAATATGATGCAGAAGGGAGCGCAGGAATTCTGAATATCCATCTGAAAAAGAATACCCTAAACGGACTCAATGGAAGTGTGTATGCCGGCTACGAATACAATCAGATCATCGGTTATAATGCGGGTGCAAATCTTAGCTACAAAAAAGGCAAATGGAATTCTTTCTTCAATTTTGACCTGAGAAGAAGCGGAAGATACCGCGACCAGTATATGACCCGTGGATTTGTAGTGGACGATGAACCCTCGGCTTTCCTGGCTCAAAACGCCAGGGACAGCAGGCAAAAAATAACCCCTTCCCTCAGAGCAGGAACCGATTTTGCAATCGATGAAAATAATACCATTGGCATAATGGCCGATCTTTCTTACCAGGATCTTAACAACGACTGGAATTCGATAGGATACATTAATGATTATGTAAATGATCAAAACACTGACATTATTGCTCTGAATAACATCCAGGAAAAGTTCGGAAAAGGACGTTTGAATGTTCATTACCAGGGAAAACTGGACACTTTAGGTTCAATTCTTACTGCGAATGTAGATTATGTCACCCTGAGCCAGGAATCCAACTCAAGTTTTGACAACCATTATTCCTTAAGGCAAACGGATGAGCAGCATAGTGAACTTTTGTTTAGCAGTAGTATTTCAGATTATGAAATTTTTTCAGGTCGTTTGGACCTTAGTTTGCCACTTTCGAAATCTTCTCAACTCGAAATGGGGCTAAAGGCCAGTGATGTGGTTTCCGATAGTGACCTTAACTTTTATATAGATGAAGAAGGTGGAAAAGTTTTAGATCCTTCCAGAAGCAACCAGTTTAGATACGAAGAGAATATTTACGCGGCCTACGCCAGTTTCAACAGTCAGTTGAACGAAACCTGGAACATTACTGCAGGACTTCGTATGGAAGAAACCGTAGCGAAAGGTGTTTCATTAACCATGAATGAGACAAAAGAAAGAGATTACCTCGAATTCTTTCCTAATCTGAGCATTGAGCAGAAGGTAAGCGATGATTATAAGATCAATTACTCTTTTAACCGAAGGATTCTGAGACCAGATTATGAAAGGTTGAATCCGTTCATTTTCTATATCGATCCCTATACTTATGTAAGTGGAAATCCCGACCTGAAGCCTCAGATCAATAATTCATTCCAGATCACGCAGACTTTTTTCAAAAAGTATAACCTGATGCTGGGCTATGATATTGCTGATAATTTTATAGGGGAGGTCCCAATCCAGGATCCTGAAACCAATGAGACTGCTTTTGCGATTCGAAACAGCGATAGCTATAAAAGCCTTACCGCAACGCTTGTGGCACCATTTCAGATCATCCCCGAGTGGGATATGACCAACACGGTGGTATTGTCAGATCAGCGCTACAATATCTCTGTAAGTGATACGCAGGTAGAGAACAAGCAGTTTTTCTATATGTTCCAAAGTACGCAAAGATTGAATCTTCCTCTTGACCTCAGCGTTGAACTAAATGTGCGCTATGAAGGACCCGTCGCGTACAATCTTTATAGAATTGAAAGTCGCTTCGGGATGGATGTCGGGATCAAAAAGAGCTTTTTGAACGATCGTCTGGATGTGTCCCTAAGCGCTGACGATATTTTCAAGACCATGCAGGTCACAGGTTCTTCCAATGTGAACGGTAATACCACTTTTGTAGACCAGTATATGGGTGATAGGACAATCAGTTTAAATCTGCGGTATAAGTTGAGCAACAAAAAGCCGGAGAACGAAATCCGCCAGCAAGATCTGGAAGAATTGAATAGAGCAGGCGGTAAATAG
- a CDS encoding outer membrane beta-barrel protein encodes MMLYQQLIIPILFILFGSACLAQGGQSKPEEKEGSITGVLLDENNETVPFATVAVLKVADSSVVKGTTTDIDGNFEIKAPKTGKFILKITSIGYKPVYTETFSISNPSFYKDFGKINMQTETTMLNEVMVKTTRPQIQVENGIMVMRVEGTAIAAGNTAYDMLSRSPGVTLDQSGNFLINGRSGISVMIDGRQTYLSGDQLKAFLESMPAENIKEIEVVHTPSAKYDAEGTGGVLNIVLKENAQKGMNGSVYAGFEYGKQKFYNAGLNLNYKKGKWNSFLNADFAKRGMYRDQHATRSFPGNENISFYEQNGTQEIVNLVPSVQIGTDYSINKKHSVGFSADLTYRETASDWNTFSELGNPSEEVINIDAKNHYDEEFRNGRFNLHYNGDLDTLGTSLSANLDYVRLQTNTDSRFANDYHYLLENSQVNELLTNDKLSSFDIFSAKVDFRLPFSTTSSLETGLKASKVISDSDLKFYHLEDETFQFDEDISNRFRYTENIYAAYASYDNKINDTWNVKLGLRIEETTGEAKLYNMDGDYKRDYLNFFPNVMVQQKVSENYMLDYSFTRRITRPNYQTLNPAIFYLDPYSYILGNPDLEPQITNSLKLSQTIAKKYHLSLGYDFAKNYMAENPTTDPETGETVYTTENLKSFRSYTASVIAPIEFASFWYANNTFVVNQQNYDLMFEGRQQQNKNLFYMLQSNHQLSLPWDLSLELNGTFRGPLAIGVYTVDSQWWLDAGLKKSFMNERLNVSLKATDIFKTRDMHVEGEYGSNSLTIDQYFFNRALSLNIRYSFSKGSKIKRKSSPEDLEELNRAGG; translated from the coding sequence ATGATGTTGTATCAACAATTAATAATCCCGATACTTTTTATTTTATTCGGATCTGCCTGTCTTGCACAGGGAGGACAAAGTAAACCTGAAGAAAAGGAAGGTTCCATTACCGGAGTTCTTCTGGATGAAAATAATGAGACGGTTCCTTTCGCGACCGTAGCGGTTTTAAAAGTAGCCGATTCGTCTGTGGTAAAAGGAACCACAACCGATATAGACGGAAATTTTGAGATAAAAGCTCCTAAAACAGGAAAATTTATCCTGAAAATCACTTCGATCGGATATAAACCAGTTTATACCGAAACCTTTTCGATTTCAAATCCATCTTTTTATAAAGATTTCGGAAAAATTAACATGCAAACCGAAACCACCATGCTCAATGAGGTAATGGTAAAGACTACCCGCCCTCAAATCCAGGTCGAAAATGGTATAATGGTGATGCGGGTAGAAGGAACGGCAATCGCTGCCGGGAATACCGCTTATGATATGCTTTCTCGTTCACCGGGCGTTACTCTTGATCAATCGGGGAATTTTCTGATCAACGGCAGATCCGGAATTTCGGTAATGATCGATGGCAGGCAAACCTATTTATCGGGCGATCAGCTCAAGGCTTTTTTGGAAAGCATGCCTGCTGAAAATATCAAAGAGATAGAAGTGGTGCACACTCCATCGGCAAAATATGATGCCGAGGGTACGGGAGGAGTTCTCAATATCGTGCTGAAAGAAAATGCGCAAAAAGGTATGAATGGCAGCGTTTATGCCGGATTTGAATACGGAAAACAAAAATTTTATAATGCCGGGCTCAACCTTAATTATAAAAAAGGAAAATGGAATTCCTTTCTTAACGCTGATTTTGCTAAACGCGGGATGTACCGCGATCAGCATGCAACCAGAAGTTTTCCCGGGAATGAGAACATCTCATTTTATGAGCAAAACGGAACTCAGGAGATCGTGAATTTGGTTCCGTCAGTTCAAATAGGCACTGATTATTCTATCAATAAGAAGCACAGTGTAGGCTTTAGTGCTGATCTTACTTATCGTGAAACCGCGTCTGACTGGAATACATTTTCAGAATTGGGGAACCCTTCAGAAGAGGTTATAAATATCGATGCGAAAAATCATTATGATGAAGAATTCAGGAACGGAAGGTTTAATCTTCATTACAACGGCGATTTGGATACTTTGGGCACTTCGCTTTCTGCCAATCTAGATTATGTTCGCTTGCAGACAAATACCGATTCGCGCTTTGCGAATGATTATCATTACTTGCTTGAGAACAGCCAGGTAAATGAGCTGCTTACCAATGATAAATTATCTTCTTTCGATATTTTTTCAGCGAAAGTAGATTTTAGATTACCATTCAGTACAACTTCTTCTCTGGAGACCGGCCTCAAGGCAAGTAAGGTGATTTCTGACAGCGATCTCAAATTTTACCATTTGGAGGATGAAACTTTTCAGTTCGACGAGGATATCAGCAACCGTTTCAGATACACCGAAAATATCTATGCGGCCTATGCCAGTTATGACAATAAAATAAATGATACCTGGAATGTTAAATTGGGCCTTAGAATTGAAGAAACTACCGGTGAAGCCAAATTGTACAATATGGATGGAGATTATAAGAGAGATTACCTCAATTTTTTTCCGAATGTAATGGTTCAGCAGAAGGTAAGCGAGAATTATATGCTTGATTATTCTTTCACCCGCAGAATTACCAGGCCTAACTACCAGACCTTGAATCCCGCTATTTTCTATCTCGATCCCTACAGCTATATTCTTGGAAATCCCGATTTGGAACCTCAAATCACCAATTCGCTGAAATTGTCTCAGACCATAGCCAAAAAATATCATTTAAGCCTGGGCTATGATTTTGCGAAAAATTATATGGCTGAAAATCCAACTACCGATCCTGAAACAGGTGAAACGGTTTATACCACCGAGAATTTAAAATCCTTCAGGAGTTATACGGCTAGTGTGATAGCTCCCATTGAATTTGCCTCTTTCTGGTATGCGAATAATACTTTTGTGGTCAACCAGCAGAATTACGATTTAATGTTTGAGGGGAGGCAACAACAAAACAAAAATCTTTTCTATATGTTACAGTCTAATCATCAGCTTAGCCTTCCATGGGATTTAAGCCTGGAGCTGAATGGCACGTTTCGAGGTCCGCTGGCCATTGGTGTTTACACCGTAGACAGCCAATGGTGGTTAGATGCCGGATTGAAGAAGTCATTTATGAATGAAAGGCTGAATGTCAGCCTGAAAGCCACCGATATTTTTAAAACCCGAGATATGCATGTGGAAGGAGAATATGGAAGTAATTCTTTGACCATAGACCAGTATTTTTTCAACCGTGCACTCAGTTTGAACATCCGTTACAGCTTTAGCAAAGGCTCAAAAATAAAAAGAAAATCCAGCCCGGAAGATCTGGAAGAATTGAACAGGGCGGGCGGTTAA
- a CDS encoding heavy metal translocating P-type ATPase has translation MSCQVGCCASHNDGIFGDKTEIIFAGLSGLFLVTGFLILQFTSLPFLYSLIPFLFSYFFGGYFTFLEAVKAVAKAKFEIDFLMLVAALGAAFLDKWAEGALLLFLFSLGHALEHKAMDKARKSIESLTKLSPKLALKKEGENYREVPIETLKRGDIIKVIPNSTVSADGVLISGRTSINQAPITGESIPVDKEPVNDTSKDYNSDEIIPSISRVYAGTINGDNTIEVKVTRESSDSTLNRLINLVQEAQEKKSPTQLLADNFEKYYVPAVLALVILLNFAFLVVDETWGESFYRSMAALVAASPCALAISTPSAVLSGIARAAKGGVLIKGGKALEDLGTLRAIAFDKTGTLTEGKPKLTNFELLNGKNENEVLKMLISLESSSNHPLARAIVRDGKARLGEGNGVLQILNSEAVQGKGIRGEFNGQKLQIGNCSLYSEDGGVPVELQKKVNDLEKEGKTVMLFQHEKNFEGIIGLMDVPRKSAKETLANLKKIGIRKMIMLTGDNQEVANAVAAEINITHTYGGLLPEEKVERIIQLKKEENKIAMVGDGVNDAPAMANSTVGIAMGAAGNDVALETADVALMADKLEVLPFAIALSRKSRLIIKQNLWISLGVVALLLPATIIGLANIGIAVVFHEGSTVVVVLNALRLLGFKNKYF, from the coding sequence ATGAGCTGTCAGGTTGGTTGTTGCGCCAGTCATAACGACGGGATTTTCGGAGATAAAACCGAAATTATTTTTGCTGGTTTAAGCGGATTATTTCTTGTAACCGGATTTTTAATTTTACAATTCACTTCTCTTCCTTTTTTATATTCCCTCATCCCATTTCTGTTTTCTTACTTTTTTGGAGGTTATTTTACTTTTCTTGAAGCGGTTAAGGCAGTTGCAAAAGCGAAATTTGAAATAGATTTTTTGATGCTTGTGGCGGCCCTAGGTGCTGCTTTTCTTGATAAATGGGCTGAAGGAGCACTTCTTCTTTTCCTTTTTAGTCTTGGTCATGCGCTGGAACATAAGGCCATGGATAAAGCCCGAAAATCTATAGAATCACTCACTAAACTTTCACCTAAACTCGCGCTTAAAAAAGAAGGTGAAAATTATCGGGAAGTTCCCATTGAAACCCTGAAACGAGGTGACATCATCAAGGTCATTCCTAATTCAACGGTTAGTGCCGATGGTGTGCTGATAAGTGGCAGGACCAGTATAAACCAGGCTCCCATTACCGGCGAGAGCATTCCTGTAGATAAAGAACCGGTTAACGACACTTCTAAAGATTACAATTCTGATGAAATTATTCCCAGCATTAGCCGAGTTTATGCCGGTACTATAAATGGTGATAATACCATAGAGGTAAAAGTGACCCGGGAATCTTCAGATTCTACCCTAAACAGGTTGATAAACCTTGTTCAGGAAGCACAGGAAAAAAAATCGCCCACCCAATTGTTGGCCGATAATTTTGAAAAATATTATGTGCCTGCAGTTCTCGCCCTGGTGATCCTTCTGAATTTTGCTTTTTTGGTGGTAGATGAAACCTGGGGAGAGAGCTTTTACAGGTCTATGGCTGCCCTTGTAGCAGCGAGTCCGTGTGCGCTGGCCATTTCCACTCCTTCTGCTGTTTTAAGCGGAATTGCCCGTGCAGCGAAAGGAGGAGTTCTAATTAAAGGAGGAAAAGCCCTTGAAGACCTGGGGACCTTAAGGGCTATAGCCTTTGATAAAACAGGTACTTTAACTGAAGGAAAACCAAAGCTTACCAATTTTGAACTTCTTAATGGAAAGAACGAAAACGAAGTTTTAAAAATGCTCATTTCGCTGGAAAGTTCCAGTAATCATCCCCTGGCCAGAGCAATTGTAAGAGATGGTAAAGCAAGATTAGGAGAGGGAAATGGTGTCCTTCAGATTTTAAATTCTGAAGCGGTTCAGGGAAAAGGAATCAGGGGAGAGTTCAATGGTCAAAAGCTGCAAATAGGAAATTGCAGCCTTTACAGCGAAGATGGAGGTGTTCCGGTTGAGCTTCAAAAAAAAGTCAATGACCTTGAAAAAGAGGGTAAAACGGTGATGCTTTTTCAGCATGAAAAGAACTTTGAGGGCATAATTGGCCTTATGGACGTGCCGCGAAAATCGGCAAAAGAAACACTCGCAAATCTGAAAAAGATCGGCATCCGAAAAATGATCATGCTTACCGGTGATAACCAGGAGGTAGCCAATGCTGTGGCAGCAGAGATCAATATCACCCATACCTACGGAGGCCTTTTACCCGAAGAGAAGGTAGAGCGTATCATACAGTTGAAGAAGGAAGAAAATAAAATAGCGATGGTGGGTGACGGTGTTAACGATGCGCCGGCAATGGCCAATAGTACCGTTGGGATTGCCATGGGCGCCGCCGGTAACGATGTGGCGCTGGAGACTGCTGATGTTGCTTTGATGGCCGATAAACTTGAGGTACTTCCGTTTGCAATTGCGCTAAGCCGAAAGTCACGACTCATCATCAAGCAGAATCTTTGGATAAGTCTGGGTGTGGTAGCGCTGCTTTTACCTGCTACCATTATAGGGCTTGCCAATATTGGAATAGCAGTGGTTTTTCATGAAGGTTCTACCGTGGTTGTGGTTTTAAATGCCCTTAGACTGCTTGGCTTTAAAAATAAATACTTCTAA
- a CDS encoding amidohydrolase family protein has protein sequence MNIFSCKIIILIISFSTFLTKAQESHPSRLKALVNYKIITLKDEQVQKDKIILLKNGKIFKFISEKEFDEYQIADSLIIDGHGQFLMPSFSEMHAHLQPKNPFHKQYLKDFLGYGITRIRVMAGNENLLAWRDSISEGLLMGPELKVAGPLIDGTPPLWGKAHDGPVVDEVNKVDSVVRMQKSQGYDFIKLYERLPADVYFAFLKAAEKYDIKVAAHIPLALLSKPVIKKVFNKKSPSFEHLKNFGPFVTCSEIQKVEAPDDYNYYGTELCKDPDAFKVKQVVYQIKANNIWICPTSVLWKNSSHKEVIENLIETEAFARMDRALKNWWLSSKDSGQRNIPMDELSSVFLEEMARQKVKVLAGTDFPNPFLIPGLSLHQEMQNLVKHGFSNLEALRAATIYPAQYWEEIVGTDYFNSGGDANFVILKKNPLKDIRNTLSIEKVIFKGKFFQPKTLFTS, from the coding sequence ATGAATATTTTTTCCTGTAAAATCATCATTCTAATTATCAGTTTTTCAACTTTTTTAACCAAAGCTCAAGAATCTCACCCCAGCCGATTGAAAGCGCTTGTGAATTACAAGATTATTACTCTTAAGGATGAACAGGTGCAAAAAGACAAAATTATCCTTTTGAAGAACGGTAAGATTTTCAAATTTATTTCTGAAAAAGAATTCGACGAATATCAAATTGCTGATTCGCTTATCATCGATGGTCATGGGCAATTTTTAATGCCTTCTTTTTCTGAAATGCATGCACACCTGCAACCAAAAAATCCATTTCATAAACAGTATCTGAAAGATTTTTTAGGATATGGTATCACCCGGATACGCGTCATGGCCGGAAATGAAAACCTTTTGGCCTGGAGAGATAGTATTTCAGAAGGCTTGCTAATGGGGCCAGAACTCAAGGTAGCCGGCCCTTTGATAGATGGTACACCACCGCTTTGGGGAAAAGCTCACGACGGTCCTGTGGTAGATGAAGTGAATAAAGTAGATTCTGTTGTAAGAATGCAGAAATCACAAGGCTATGATTTTATAAAGTTATATGAAAGATTACCTGCAGATGTATATTTCGCTTTTTTAAAAGCCGCTGAAAAATATGATATCAAAGTTGCAGCCCATATTCCTCTGGCGCTGCTTTCCAAACCAGTAATAAAAAAGGTTTTTAATAAAAAATCTCCTTCTTTCGAACACTTAAAGAATTTTGGTCCCTTTGTGACCTGTTCTGAGATTCAAAAAGTAGAAGCTCCAGATGACTATAACTACTATGGAACCGAACTGTGCAAAGATCCCGATGCTTTCAAAGTAAAGCAAGTGGTTTACCAAATAAAGGCAAATAACATCTGGATTTGTCCAACTTCGGTTCTTTGGAAAAATTCATCCCATAAAGAGGTAATTGAAAACCTTATAGAAACCGAAGCCTTCGCAAGAATGGATCGAGCTTTAAAGAACTGGTGGCTTTCCAGTAAAGATAGTGGTCAAAGAAATATCCCCATGGATGAACTGAGCAGCGTTTTTCTAGAGGAAATGGCGCGGCAAAAAGTAAAAGTCCTTGCTGGCACCGATTTTCCAAATCCATTCCTTATTCCCGGCTTGTCACTTCATCAGGAGATGCAAAACCTGGTAAAGCACGGTTTCTCTAACCTTGAGGCATTACGTGCAGCGACCATTTATCCCGCTCAGTATTGGGAGGAAATTGTGGGAACTGATTATTTTAACAGTGGAGGGGATGCTAATTTTGTTATCCTGAAAAAGAATCCGCTTAAAGATATCAGGAATACTCTTAGCATAGAAAAAGTCATTTTTAAAGGAAAATTCTTTCAGCCTAAAACCCTTTTCACTAGTTAA